The following are encoded together in the Proteiniphilum saccharofermentans genome:
- a CDS encoding sialate O-acetylesterase yields the protein MKRFFLLPVLLTLGLVLYGKPVLPEILSDGMVLQQNSRVNIWGKAERGKTVEVKPCWSKTAVRVTADNTGNWIAVIETPEASFTPRTITISDGEEVVLKDILIGEVWLASGQSNMEMPLQGFNNNPILDANETIALSGQYPAIRFVTIPKTPSFEPLESVKGRWQVCNPANSPGFSATAFFFAETLHKSMNVPVGIIVSSWGGTRVEGWTNREILKTYPDVDLNEEAVNKLHPMARPLLMYNGMIHPITNYVIKGFIWYQGESNVGAHQVYPERLHNMVTLWRTQWNNPELPFYYVEIAPFEYGNANDTGAAYLREAQFKAQKLIPHSGMISTNDLVEPYELRNIHPRNKTDVGKRLAFMALNKTYGYERVAAHGPEYNSMEIHDGKVIVSFDHANEGFNRTDGIEGFEIAAADGQFLPAQAIVRDGKVEVYREGVDQPVAVRYCFKNFQTGNLAGTRELPVVPFRTDSFEK from the coding sequence ATGAAACGATTTTTTCTATTACCGGTACTTCTTACTCTCGGTCTGGTTTTATACGGAAAACCGGTACTGCCTGAAATCCTGAGCGACGGGATGGTGCTGCAACAAAATAGCAGGGTGAATATATGGGGAAAAGCTGAACGGGGCAAAACAGTGGAAGTCAAGCCTTGTTGGAGCAAAACCGCAGTACGTGTCACAGCCGACAATACAGGTAACTGGATCGCCGTGATCGAGACACCCGAAGCAAGTTTCACCCCTCGTACTATCACGATTTCCGATGGTGAAGAGGTGGTGCTTAAGGATATCCTGATCGGTGAAGTATGGCTGGCATCGGGGCAAAGCAATATGGAGATGCCCCTTCAAGGGTTCAATAACAATCCTATTCTGGATGCCAATGAAACCATTGCCCTCTCCGGTCAATACCCGGCCATCCGGTTTGTCACAATCCCCAAGACACCGTCATTTGAACCTCTCGAAAGCGTGAAGGGACGCTGGCAGGTATGTAATCCGGCTAACTCACCGGGTTTCAGTGCTACGGCATTTTTCTTTGCCGAGACACTTCACAAATCGATGAATGTACCCGTAGGGATTATCGTTTCTTCATGGGGTGGTACAAGAGTAGAGGGGTGGACTAACAGGGAAATCCTCAAAACCTATCCCGATGTGGATTTGAACGAAGAAGCAGTCAACAAACTACATCCAATGGCCCGTCCGCTATTGATGTACAACGGCATGATACACCCGATTACTAATTACGTGATAAAAGGTTTTATCTGGTATCAGGGCGAATCGAATGTCGGCGCCCATCAGGTTTATCCCGAGCGTCTTCACAATATGGTGACTCTCTGGCGCACGCAATGGAATAATCCCGAACTTCCTTTCTACTATGTGGAAATCGCCCCCTTTGAATATGGGAATGCCAATGATACCGGTGCTGCCTATCTCCGTGAAGCACAGTTTAAGGCACAGAAACTAATCCCTCACAGCGGAATGATCTCCACCAACGATCTGGTGGAACCTTATGAACTGCGTAATATCCACCCACGCAATAAGACTGATGTAGGAAAGCGGCTCGCATTTATGGCGCTCAACAAAACCTATGGATATGAGCGGGTAGCTGCCCACGGACCCGAGTACAATTCAATGGAAATCCATGACGGAAAAGTAATTGTCTCTTTCGATCATGCAAATGAAGGCTTCAACCGGACAGACGGTATAGAAGGGTTCGAAATTGCTGCGGCAGACGGTCAATTCCTTCCCGCACAAGCAATAGTACGCGATGGCAAAGTGGAAGTATACCGCGAAGGGGTTGACCAACCCGTAGCTGTCCGTTATTGCTTCAAAAACTTCCAGACAGGGAACCTTGCCGGAACGCGCGAATTACCGGTAGTTCCGTTCAGGACAGATTCATTTGAGAAATAA
- a CDS encoding ROK family protein, whose protein sequence is MESILGIDIGGTSIVGGRIEGDIIIEQITVDTCAQEGGDKTLNILKELIRQLKTTDTRAIGIGVPSVVDREKGIVYNVQNIKNWDEVHLKSLLEAEFELPVHIDNDANCFAYGEKIYGKGKDFQNFVGITLGTGVGGGIIQDNHLLFDSNCGSGEFGEIPYLDSILEEYCGSRFFTRTAGRSGYEIALKAREGDRDSIAIYSQYGKHISMLVKVILLILDPQAIIFGGSISKSFDLFKDSMYENLKDFPYPKSVDKIQILTSDLHNIGILGAGALCV, encoded by the coding sequence ATGGAAAGCATTCTTGGTATTGATATTGGAGGTACTTCCATTGTAGGAGGCCGGATTGAAGGTGATATTATAATTGAACAGATTACCGTGGACACTTGCGCCCAGGAGGGGGGCGATAAAACGTTGAATATACTGAAAGAACTCATCCGGCAGCTAAAGACTACCGATACCAGGGCGATTGGAATAGGTGTTCCGAGCGTGGTGGACAGAGAGAAGGGAATCGTTTACAATGTACAGAATATAAAAAATTGGGATGAAGTACATCTGAAATCACTGCTTGAGGCAGAATTTGAATTACCTGTTCATATTGACAATGATGCCAACTGTTTTGCTTATGGAGAGAAAATCTATGGTAAAGGCAAGGATTTTCAAAATTTTGTGGGTATTACGTTAGGGACAGGTGTAGGAGGTGGCATCATTCAGGATAATCATCTGTTATTTGACTCCAACTGCGGTTCCGGAGAGTTTGGAGAAATACCCTACCTTGATTCGATCCTTGAAGAATATTGCGGAAGTCGTTTTTTTACCCGGACGGCAGGCCGTTCAGGATACGAAATTGCATTAAAAGCACGCGAAGGCGACAGAGACTCAATCGCAATATATAGCCAATACGGAAAACATATCTCTATGCTGGTGAAGGTGATACTCTTGATCCTTGACCCACAGGCCATTATTTTCGGAGGTTCCATATCTAAATCATTTGACCTCTTTAAAGACTCAATGTATGAGAATCTCAAAGATTTTCCTTATCCAAAATCGGTAGATAAAATTCAGATCCTGACTTCCGATCTGCATAATATCGGCATTCTCGGAGCAGGCGCTTTATGTGTATAA
- a CDS encoding efflux RND transporter periplasmic adaptor subunit, giving the protein MDSKIKKAVNNKYVTYGLILLAGLFLGWLIFSGGPSSGEQTTAAEHDHDHDHGEEVWTCSMHPQIRMDKPGKCPLCAMDLIPLKTTGSGDAAIDPDAIQLSAEAVALANIQTTVVSRQNPVKNVRLYGTIQVDERLSQSQTSHVSGRIEKLMVSFTGESVRQGQTIATIYSPELLSAQQELLEAVKMKDIQPALLQAVREKLSLWKLSDEQIAAIEQSGEVSPLTDITANTGGIVVSKNVNQGDYISTGTVLFDIADLSRVWAVFDAYESDLPFLKVGDKLDYTLQSLPGKTFSGRISFINPILDPTTRTAKVRVETTNTRAELMPGMYANALVNAPLKQYNNQIVIPKSAVLWTGKRSIVYVKQPDTETPAYLLREVELGPSLGDAYLVLSGIEDGDEIVTNGAFTIDASAQLAGKRSMMNDEAGRAVTGHESHSMPGSGSHTHDHASAGHEHAMMTVQGLCEMCKERIEKAAMSVKGVSSASWDGTAKQLHLNYDPAQTDLDKISQAVAKAGHDTDKHKADQKVYDALPGCCKYRE; this is encoded by the coding sequence ATGGACTCCAAAATAAAAAAAGCAGTGAACAATAAATATGTCACGTACGGATTAATTCTGCTGGCAGGATTATTCCTGGGTTGGTTGATCTTTTCCGGCGGTCCGTCGTCAGGTGAGCAAACGACAGCGGCGGAACACGACCACGATCATGACCATGGTGAAGAGGTATGGACTTGTTCCATGCACCCGCAGATACGGATGGATAAGCCGGGAAAATGCCCTCTTTGTGCAATGGATCTGATTCCATTGAAAACAACCGGTTCGGGTGATGCCGCCATCGATCCCGACGCTATTCAATTAAGCGCAGAAGCGGTTGCGCTGGCTAATATCCAAACGACGGTCGTCAGCCGGCAGAATCCGGTAAAGAATGTCCGTCTTTACGGGACTATCCAGGTGGATGAACGGCTTTCGCAATCACAAACATCACACGTAAGCGGTCGCATCGAGAAACTCATGGTCAGCTTTACCGGAGAAAGCGTACGGCAGGGACAGACCATTGCAACTATCTACTCTCCCGAGCTGCTAAGCGCGCAACAGGAATTATTGGAAGCGGTAAAGATGAAAGATATCCAGCCGGCATTGCTACAGGCGGTAAGAGAGAAACTATCGCTCTGGAAATTATCGGACGAACAGATAGCCGCAATTGAACAATCGGGGGAAGTATCACCGTTGACAGACATAACGGCAAATACCGGTGGTATTGTCGTTTCCAAGAATGTTAACCAGGGAGATTATATCAGTACCGGAACCGTTCTGTTCGATATTGCCGATCTCTCCCGGGTATGGGCGGTATTCGACGCCTATGAGTCGGATCTCCCCTTTCTGAAGGTAGGTGATAAGTTGGATTACACTCTTCAATCACTTCCCGGAAAAACATTCTCAGGGAGGATATCTTTTATCAATCCGATTCTCGATCCGACGACGCGTACTGCCAAAGTCAGGGTTGAGACAACCAATACGCGTGCAGAACTGATGCCGGGGATGTATGCCAACGCTCTTGTGAATGCTCCACTGAAGCAGTACAACAACCAAATTGTCATCCCAAAATCAGCCGTTCTATGGACAGGCAAACGTTCCATTGTCTATGTGAAACAACCTGATACCGAAACACCGGCATACCTGCTTCGGGAAGTAGAACTCGGCCCTTCGCTCGGAGATGCCTATCTGGTTCTTTCGGGGATAGAGGATGGTGATGAGATCGTGACGAACGGTGCCTTTACCATTGATGCGAGCGCTCAACTTGCCGGAAAGCGTAGTATGATGAATGATGAAGCCGGCCGCGCCGTTACCGGACACGAAAGTCACTCCATGCCGGGAAGCGGCAGTCATACGCACGATCATGCTTCCGCCGGACATGAGCATGCAATGATGACGGTACAGGGACTGTGTGAAATGTGTAAAGAGCGTATCGAAAAAGCCGCCATGAGTGTGAAAGGTGTATCTTCCGCCTCATGGGATGGAACTGCAAAGCAATTGCACCTGAATTATGATCCCGCACAGACCGATCTCGACAAGATCTCTCAGGCTGTCGCCAAAGCGGGTCACGATACAGACAAGCACAAGGCAGATCAGAAGGTCTATGATGCGCTGCCCGGATGCTGCAAGTACAGGGAGTAA
- the pdhA gene encoding pyruvate dehydrogenase (acetyl-transferring) E1 component subunit alpha, which yields MIQNDLPAIFRDFNPIEDKMLQVIDNEGNVVNEKLMPVLDDETVIEAYKQMLYERIADEMAVSYQRQGRMYTYTPNIGQEAIHIAAGMNIREEDWLVPAFREMGTLLAKGVTMKEMFLFYLGNEHGGSFKNVRHVLPIAISIGTQFHHATGIGYSVKYQKKDEVVYTFIGDGGTSEGDFSEGLNFAGVWQVPVVFTIQNNQYAISVPVKLQTNSINLAVKSVAFGIPGIKVDGNDFFAMYLAYKTASEYARAGKGAVLIEAFTYRRGAHTTSDDPSKYRGKDEETRWGLTDPLIRLQRYMQSKGIWNIDEEKLIEEYKSEIDAQFVEAENNKSYPWEDIFGHMYTDMPDELKRQKMEYEQFLSWKENRR from the coding sequence ATGATCCAAAATGATTTACCTGCGATTTTTCGTGACTTCAATCCAATAGAAGATAAAATGTTGCAAGTCATCGACAATGAGGGCAATGTGGTGAATGAAAAGTTGATGCCTGTGTTGGATGACGAGACGGTCATAGAGGCGTATAAACAGATGTTATATGAGCGGATAGCCGACGAGATGGCTGTTTCCTATCAACGTCAGGGACGGATGTATACCTATACCCCCAATATAGGGCAGGAGGCCATCCATATTGCTGCCGGAATGAATATCCGTGAGGAGGACTGGCTGGTACCCGCCTTTCGTGAAATGGGCACCCTGTTGGCAAAAGGGGTGACCATGAAAGAGATGTTCCTGTTTTACCTCGGGAATGAACATGGCGGCAGTTTCAAAAATGTCCGCCATGTGTTGCCTATAGCCATCTCTATCGGGACACAGTTTCACCATGCTACCGGTATTGGCTATTCCGTGAAATACCAGAAAAAGGATGAGGTGGTGTATACTTTTATCGGTGATGGAGGCACTTCGGAAGGTGATTTCAGTGAAGGTTTGAATTTTGCCGGGGTATGGCAGGTTCCGGTGGTTTTCACCATACAGAACAATCAGTATGCTATCTCCGTGCCGGTGAAGTTACAGACCAATTCGATCAACCTGGCCGTGAAGTCGGTCGCTTTTGGTATTCCGGGTATCAAGGTGGACGGCAACGATTTTTTTGCCATGTACCTCGCCTATAAAACAGCTTCCGAATATGCCCGTGCGGGGAAGGGCGCCGTGCTGATCGAAGCATTCACTTACCGTCGCGGTGCACATACCACCTCCGATGATCCCTCGAAATACCGGGGGAAGGATGAGGAAACGAGGTGGGGACTGACCGATCCATTGATCCGTCTGCAGCGTTATATGCAAAGTAAAGGGATATGGAATATCGATGAAGAAAAGCTCATTGAAGAATATAAGTCGGAGATCGATGCCCAGTTTGTGGAAGCGGAGAATAATAAATCCTATCCATGGGAGGATATATTCGGACATATGTACACCGATATGCCGGACGAATTAAAGAGACAAAAGATGGAGTACGAACAATTCTTAAGCTGGAAGGAGAACAGAAGATGA
- a CDS encoding alpha-ketoacid dehydrogenase subunit beta produces MSVMTMVKAINNALDIKLNEDKSIVIYGEDVGVEGGVFRVTEGLQQKYGVDRVFDSPLAESGIVGTALGMAVSGLRPVVELQFEGFTFPAFNQILSNVSRMQNRSRGKYAVPLVIRFPYGGGVNALEHHSDSPEALFAHIPGLKVVIPSTPHDAKGLMISAIESNDPVIFMEPKRVYRAIKQEVSEEKFVLPLGKARVVQEGTDITVVAFGAMIRECQKAITMAREAGISVELIDLRSIYPIDRETVGNSVRKTGRMIVVAEAHESFSVGSELIAIANEEAFLYLEAPPRRVMGFDTIVPLAQGEKYYIISPDRIFYEIEKSVKF; encoded by the coding sequence ATGAGCGTAATGACAATGGTGAAAGCGATAAACAATGCGCTCGATATAAAACTGAATGAAGATAAGAGTATTGTCATCTACGGTGAAGACGTAGGAGTGGAAGGTGGCGTCTTTCGTGTGACCGAAGGGTTGCAGCAGAAATACGGCGTCGATCGGGTGTTCGATTCCCCGCTGGCGGAGTCGGGTATCGTAGGTACAGCATTAGGTATGGCTGTGTCGGGACTCAGACCGGTTGTGGAACTGCAATTCGAAGGTTTTACCTTTCCTGCGTTTAACCAGATACTGTCTAACGTATCCCGTATGCAGAACCGTTCCCGCGGAAAATATGCAGTTCCTTTGGTGATCCGTTTTCCCTACGGGGGCGGTGTGAATGCACTGGAACATCACTCCGACAGCCCCGAGGCCCTCTTTGCGCATATACCGGGACTCAAAGTGGTGATCCCATCCACTCCGCATGATGCGAAAGGATTGATGATCTCGGCTATTGAGAGCAATGACCCCGTTATCTTTATGGAACCGAAACGGGTTTACCGTGCCATCAAGCAAGAGGTGTCGGAAGAGAAATTTGTCCTTCCTCTCGGCAAGGCCAGAGTAGTGCAGGAAGGAACGGATATTACAGTGGTGGCTTTTGGCGCCATGATCCGTGAGTGTCAGAAAGCAATTACGATGGCACGCGAAGCCGGCATTTCGGTCGAACTGATCGATTTGCGTTCCATTTATCCTATCGACCGGGAAACCGTCGGCAATTCCGTAAGAAAAACCGGAAGAATGATCGTGGTGGCGGAAGCGCACGAATCTTTCAGTGTGGGATCGGAATTAATCGCCATAGCCAACGAAGAAGCTTTCCTCTATTTGGAAGCACCACCCAGAAGAGTAATGGGATTCGATACAATTGTGCCTCTGGCCCAGGGAGAAAAATATTATATTATTTCACCTGACCGTATTTTTTATGAAATCGAGAAAAGCGTTAAATTCTAA
- a CDS encoding HD domain-containing protein: MEERLQQQINFILETDKLKNVIRRNFLSDDSRRENTAEHSWHSILLAQIFFEYAENKSELDLLHIIKMITVHDLVEIYAGDTFIFDETGYEDKFERENAAAKKLFSLLPGNQAEEYYALWLEFEREETPDAIYACSIDKIMPVMLNTYSKGTSWREANITSEQVFRTLKVLEKGPTTVWNLLHQLVKISEKKQNLM; the protein is encoded by the coding sequence ATGGAAGAGAGATTACAACAGCAAATCAATTTTATCCTTGAAACGGACAAACTCAAAAACGTAATTCGCAGAAATTTTTTATCCGACGATTCACGCCGGGAAAATACGGCAGAACATTCATGGCACAGCATATTGCTCGCACAGATCTTTTTTGAGTATGCGGAAAACAAGTCGGAACTCGATTTACTGCATATTATAAAAATGATTACCGTCCACGATCTGGTAGAGATCTATGCCGGGGATACATTCATTTTCGACGAGACAGGATATGAAGACAAATTTGAACGGGAAAACGCAGCTGCCAAAAAACTTTTTTCCCTTCTCCCCGGGAACCAGGCGGAAGAGTATTATGCCCTCTGGTTGGAATTTGAACGCGAAGAGACTCCCGATGCCATTTATGCGTGCAGTATCGACAAAATCATGCCGGTTATGTTAAATACATACAGTAAAGGTACCAGTTGGCGGGAAGCCAACATAACATCGGAGCAGGTTTTCAGAACGTTGAAAGTTCTCGAAAAAGGGCCTACTACTGTCTGGAACCTCCTTCATCAACTCGTTAAGATCTCGGAAAAGAAACAAAACCTGATGTAG
- a CDS encoding heavy-metal-associated domain-containing protein, translated as MKKYALSVMIAAALLFAACNSSGSKSGAETSQTEMEASAGTEQHDEHAVLGVQGLCDMCKKNIETAAKSVEGVSTAEWDAEKKELHFHFNPQQTDIDAISKAIAGVGYDTDRDKADQATYDALPACCKYRG; from the coding sequence ATGAAGAAGTATGCATTATCAGTAATGATTGCCGCGGCCCTATTGTTCGCCGCATGTAATTCGAGTGGTTCCAAAAGTGGTGCCGAAACATCACAAACAGAAATGGAAGCATCTGCCGGAACAGAACAACACGATGAGCATGCCGTACTTGGTGTGCAGGGACTTTGTGATATGTGTAAAAAGAATATCGAAACTGCGGCAAAAAGCGTCGAAGGTGTATCGACGGCCGAATGGGATGCGGAGAAAAAAGAACTCCATTTTCATTTCAATCCGCAACAGACTGATATCGATGCTATCAGTAAAGCAATTGCCGGAGTGGGATATGATACCGACAGGGACAAAGCCGACCAGGCTACCTATGATGCATTACCCGCCTGCTGCAAATACAGAGGTTAA
- a CDS encoding TolC family protein, which yields MKRYKNLYCILLLIADLTAISAAAQTTSPFTAAPDTGLIADSLIVAPIPRQASDSLAHYLETAARNNPGVKAYFLAYKASLEKMPQAGAYPDPELEIGFFLQPMEILDGRQIADFTLMQMFPWFGTRKAARTEAEHMANMAFEQFRETRDNLYLQVYTQWFLLCSLQQQLNNSRENRDYLKQLETLALRKFSASSAGNAGSGGRTQTAPVTSPASTGTSSMGTSGNMGSMGSPMGGSATQSSTSGSSMSSMGSGAGMQSMSASTGMSDVLRIQLEIAELENSIESILSQIDAETAAFNALLNRPSGNKVHLPDSITPIPFSLDVALTAEQISLNNPMLAMIDEEGAAYRAKAEMDKKMSYPMLGIGLQYSVIGKRMDMGHAGLPVTEMNGMDMIMPMVSISLPLYRSKYKAQQRESSIRWQASRQQYADTQNALQTELYRTRHSLDDASRKITLYEKQSQLAQTTYHLLVQEFVSGKSDLTDVIQVQRQLLDYRLKKAEAVAEYNTMVASIQKLVSFNASHDNVLRMIK from the coding sequence ATGAAACGATATAAAAACCTATATTGCATTCTCCTGTTGATTGCAGACCTTACGGCCATTTCTGCGGCTGCACAGACAACCAGTCCGTTTACTGCCGCTCCTGATACCGGGCTCATAGCCGATTCTCTTATCGTCGCCCCTATCCCCCGGCAGGCATCCGATTCTCTCGCCCATTACCTGGAAACGGCTGCACGTAATAATCCGGGTGTGAAAGCCTATTTTCTGGCATATAAGGCATCGCTGGAGAAGATGCCGCAGGCAGGCGCTTATCCCGATCCTGAACTGGAAATCGGTTTCTTCCTGCAACCCATGGAAATACTGGACGGACGGCAGATCGCCGATTTCACATTGATGCAGATGTTCCCCTGGTTCGGAACACGCAAGGCGGCACGCACCGAAGCCGAACACATGGCCAACATGGCTTTTGAGCAATTCCGGGAAACCCGCGACAATCTTTATCTGCAGGTATATACCCAGTGGTTCCTCCTTTGCAGTTTGCAACAGCAGTTGAACAACAGCCGCGAAAACAGGGATTATCTGAAGCAATTGGAGACACTGGCCTTGCGCAAGTTTTCCGCTTCTTCGGCAGGAAACGCAGGTTCCGGGGGACGTACGCAAACAGCACCGGTTACGAGTCCCGCATCGACTGGTACAAGTAGTATGGGGACATCAGGAAATATGGGCAGTATGGGTTCGCCTATGGGGGGAAGCGCTACCCAGTCTTCAACCTCGGGCAGTTCCATGTCTTCCATGGGATCCGGGGCAGGTATGCAAAGTATGAGCGCTTCCACCGGTATGTCGGATGTGTTGCGTATTCAATTGGAAATTGCTGAACTGGAGAACAGTATCGAAAGCATTTTGTCTCAAATCGACGCTGAAACAGCTGCCTTCAACGCGTTATTGAACAGGCCGTCCGGCAATAAAGTACATCTTCCCGACTCGATCACTCCGATACCTTTTTCATTAGACGTAGCGCTAACGGCAGAGCAGATCAGTCTGAACAATCCGATGCTGGCTATGATCGATGAAGAAGGGGCAGCCTACAGAGCCAAAGCAGAGATGGATAAAAAGATGAGTTATCCGATGTTAGGTATAGGCCTCCAGTATTCAGTAATCGGTAAACGTATGGATATGGGGCACGCTGGCCTGCCCGTGACAGAGATGAACGGGATGGATATGATTATGCCGATGGTCTCCATCAGCCTGCCTCTTTATCGTAGTAAATACAAGGCACAACAAAGGGAGAGCAGTATCCGGTGGCAGGCAAGCCGTCAGCAATATGCCGACACCCAGAATGCCCTGCAGACTGAACTCTACCGCACCAGGCACTCACTGGATGACGCCTCAAGAAAGATCACCCTGTATGAAAAGCAATCTCAACTCGCCCAAACAACATATCACTTGCTGGTACAGGAGTTTGTCTCGGGAAAAAGCGACCTGACCGATGTCATACAAGTACAACGTCAGTTGCTCGATTACCGTTTAAAAAAAGCCGAAGCTGTCGCCGAATACAATACGATGGTGGCTTCGATACAAAAACTCGTCTCATTTAATGCTTCGCACGATAATGTGCTGCGCATGATAAAATGA
- a CDS encoding dihydrolipoamide acetyltransferase family protein: MRFIFNFPDLGEGLEEGTILEWFVSEGDSVKVGDSLVQMETDKVVADIPSPRSGTIAARYGNVGDVIQVGSPLVEIEIEGTGESAESNEKVQESAVTEKQAVVEAGVPVQAISESEDGAAVVGTMELAGEGSLLAASDEGSSETGRSDAGVRKVLATPVARAMAKEMGININEVPGSGPSGRVKKEDILNFKSPSAETSGRTDAFTTGIEDVTYKPLTQIRKTIAKNMLHSKHNAAHMSVFEEVEISVLKEVVTKYKPKFAGKDVKLTYLSFVVKAVAQALKQHPQLNSQIDTENNRMIFRNRYHIAIAVDAPDGLVAPVIRDADRLSIFEIAKKIGELAQKARERKLALEDMKEGSFTITSFGSIGGIFATPVINYPQAGILGIGRILKTPIVKDDEIVIGNIMPVSLTVDHRIVDGGETTRFVKRVMDYLSDPVSLLMDD; the protein is encoded by the coding sequence ATGAGGTTTATATTTAATTTCCCCGATTTAGGCGAAGGACTGGAAGAAGGAACCATCCTGGAATGGTTTGTATCTGAAGGTGATAGTGTGAAAGTAGGCGATTCTCTCGTGCAGATGGAGACAGACAAGGTGGTAGCTGATATCCCTTCGCCGAGAAGTGGAACTATTGCCGCACGTTATGGTAATGTGGGAGATGTAATCCAGGTCGGTTCCCCGTTAGTAGAGATTGAAATAGAGGGTACAGGAGAAAGTGCGGAAAGTAATGAGAAGGTTCAGGAAAGTGCTGTTACAGAAAAACAGGCAGTCGTGGAAGCAGGAGTGCCAGTCCAGGCCATTTCGGAATCGGAAGATGGCGCAGCGGTGGTAGGCACTATGGAATTGGCGGGTGAAGGATCTTTGTTGGCTGCAAGCGATGAAGGATCTTCCGAAACGGGAAGATCGGACGCAGGGGTGCGAAAAGTGCTTGCGACGCCGGTTGCACGCGCCATGGCGAAAGAGATGGGTATTAATATCAATGAAGTGCCGGGCAGCGGCCCCTCCGGAAGAGTAAAGAAAGAGGATATCCTGAATTTCAAATCACCATCAGCAGAGACAAGTGGCAGAACAGATGCTTTTACAACCGGAATAGAGGATGTAACTTACAAACCGCTTACTCAAATCAGGAAAACCATTGCAAAGAATATGCTTCACTCCAAACATAACGCGGCACATATGTCGGTTTTTGAAGAAGTGGAGATATCCGTATTGAAGGAGGTAGTCACGAAATACAAACCAAAATTTGCCGGCAAAGATGTAAAACTAACCTATCTTTCCTTTGTCGTGAAAGCTGTAGCGCAGGCATTGAAGCAGCATCCCCAACTCAATTCCCAGATTGATACCGAAAATAACCGGATGATCTTCCGCAACCGTTACCATATTGCGATTGCAGTGGATGCGCCCGACGGATTGGTGGCACCTGTAATCCGGGATGCTGATCGTTTATCTATTTTCGAGATAGCGAAAAAGATAGGAGAACTGGCTCAAAAGGCGCGGGAGAGAAAACTGGCACTGGAGGATATGAAAGAGGGCTCTTTCACTATTACCAGTTTTGGGTCCATAGGTGGTATCTTTGCTACCCCGGTGATCAATTACCCGCAAGCCGGTATACTGGGTATCGGGCGTATCCTGAAGACGCCTATCGTGAAAGATGATGAAATTGTCATAGGCAATATCATGCCGGTATCGCTTACGGTCGACCACCGCATTGTAGACGGTGGGGAAACCACACGCTTTGTCAAGAGGGTGATGGACTACCTTTCCGATCCTGTCTCATTATTAATGGACGATTAA
- a CDS encoding SagB/ThcOx family dehydrogenase — translation MTRFSILSLIFIMCCSISAQDINLPAPNKTGGKPLMQALNERKSTRSYQDKELTSQQLSDLLWAANGFNRDDKRTAPTANNRQELELYVTTKNGVYFYDARNHLLKEVKKGDQRAQAGTQDFVARAALNLIFVSDMEKASSREYAYTNCGFVAQNVYLYCASEGLGAVVRGSFDKDKLSELLKLNSNQQVLLTQSVGYPD, via the coding sequence ATGACCCGATTTAGTATTTTATCATTAATTTTTATCATGTGCTGTTCGATATCAGCCCAGGATATCAATTTGCCTGCACCCAACAAGACAGGAGGAAAACCCCTGATGCAGGCGTTGAACGAGAGAAAATCTACCCGGTCTTATCAGGATAAGGAGTTGACCTCTCAGCAACTGTCTGATCTGTTATGGGCCGCCAACGGATTCAACCGTGACGACAAACGAACGGCACCGACAGCAAATAACCGTCAGGAACTGGAGTTGTACGTAACAACAAAGAATGGAGTCTATTTTTATGATGCCCGTAACCATCTCCTGAAAGAGGTGAAAAAAGGCGATCAGCGTGCCCAGGCAGGCACTCAGGATTTTGTCGCCCGGGCAGCACTCAATCTGATCTTTGTTTCCGATATGGAAAAAGCATCAAGCAGGGAATATGCCTATACCAACTGTGGATTTGTAGCGCAAAACGTTTATTTGTATTGCGCATCCGAGGGGTTAGGGGCCGTTGTCCGCGGCTCGTTTGATAAGGACAAATTAAGCGAACTGCTCAAGTTGAATTCCAATCAACAGGTTTTATTGACGCAATCGGTCGGATATCCTGATTGA